The DNA region TTTACAGTATGATGGCACTCAGAATTGAAAAGATCGTTACTAGTAGAATAATCGAGTCGTTTGAAGACCAGCTCTTTTCCCTTAGGCTAGTTAATCTATGTCCGGGCCTGTACCCCCTAATCTGAAGGGCGGCGGCAGTATCCTGAGCCTTCTTCAGCGATGTCGTAATTACCGGGATCACTACTGATAGCGAGTTTTTCACTCTTGAAGGAAGTTTTCCTTTGTCGAACTCAACTCCCCTCGCCTTCTGTGCCATGATTATCCGGTTTGTTTGAAGAGAGATAAGCGGGATGAACGTAAGCGTCAATGAAAGTGCCATCCCAAGTTCAGAAGACAGTTTTCTGCCGGCAGGAAATTTCCCAATAATCTCTTCAATAGAAGAAGAGATTTCGAGGGGAGACGTCGTGAGTGAAAGTATTATGCTGAAAAGCACGGCAAGAATCATTCTCGCCGAAAGCACAACAGCGTTAATCAAACCTTCTTCCGTGATTCTCAACACTTTTAGGTCCAGCAAGACCCTTCCGTGAGAGAAAAAGATCTGAAAGACCACAATCAACAAGATCAACAACCTTATCCCGCGGAGCGTCTTCATGTACTCCCTGAAAGGAACGGCTGAAAGTCCGGAGAGAACTATCCAAACCGATAAGAAGACTGTGAAATCCGAAATCCCGCTCAGAAAAAGAGAGCCTACTGCAAGCGAAACAAAGGATATGGTCTTTGCTACTGGTGACAAGTTGTGAATAATTGAATCAACCGGAACGAAACGCCCAAGT from Mesotoga infera includes:
- a CDS encoding energy-coupling factor transporter transmembrane protein EcfT gives rise to the protein MVGIPLGRFVPVDSIIHNLSPVAKTISFVSLAVGSLFLSGISDFTVFLSVWIVLSGLSAVPFREYMKTLRGIRLLILLIVVFQIFFSHGRVLLDLKVLRITEEGLINAVVLSARMILAVLFSIILSLTTSPLEISSSIEEIIGKFPAGRKLSSELGMALSLTLTFIPLISLQTNRIIMAQKARGVEFDKGKLPSRVKNSLSVVIPVITTSLKKAQDTAAALQIRGYRPGHRLTSLREKSWSSNDSIILLVTIFSILSAIIL